The Mauremys reevesii isolate NIE-2019 linkage group 1, ASM1616193v1, whole genome shotgun sequence genome has a segment encoding these proteins:
- the LOC120397874 gene encoding olfactory receptor 52E2-like, whose translation MSDSNSTDFTNPSTFILLGIPGLEAAHVWISIPFCAIYAIALLGNFAILFIIKTEPSLHVPMYYFLCMLAITDLVLSTSILPKMLSIFWFSSREINFTACLTQLYFSFSFPTMESGILVAMAFDRYVAICDPLRHSTTLTNPMVAKIGLALVLRGAILILPYPFLARSWPYCRTNIIPHTYCEHIAVVKLACADISVSSYYGLSVAFLVIGMDVSFIAVSYTQILRAIFRLPTKDARLKTFGTCGSHLCVILASYIPALFSFITHRVGQNVALHFHVLMANMYLLLPPMLNPIIYGVRNQQIRDRLLQPFTHKWT comes from the coding sequence ATGTCAGACTCCAACtcaaccgacttcaccaacccctccaccttcatcctgctgggcattcctggcctagaggcagcccatgtctggatctccatccccttctgtgcaATCTATGCCATAGCCCTCTTGGGAAACTTTGCCATCCTGTTCATCATAAAGacggagccgagcctccatgtacccatgtactatttcctctgcatgctggccatcactgacctggtcctgtctacatccatcctacccaaaatgctgagcatcttctggttcagttCCAGAGAGATCAATTTCACTGCATGCCTCACTCAGCTGTACTTCAGTTTCAGCTTCCCTACGATGGAGTCTGGgatcctcgtggccatggcttttgatcgctacgtggccatctgcgaTCCTCTCAGACATTCCACTACCTTGACAAACCCCATGGTGGCCAAAATTGGCCTGGCTCTGGTGCTGCGCGGCGCCATACTCATactgccctatcccttcctggcgaggagttggccatattgcagaacgaACATCATTCCCCACACGTACTGTGAGCACatagctgtggtgaagctggcctgtgccGACATCAGCGTCAGTAGTTACTACGGCCTCTCTGTGGCATTCTTGGTGATCGGTATGGATGTGTCTTTTATCGCcgtgtcctatacccagatcctcagggccatcttcagactcccaacaaaggacgcccggctcaagacttttgggacctgcggctcccacctctgtgtcatcttagcCTCTTACATCCCAGCTCTCTTCTCCTTCATCACACACCGTGTTGGGCAGAATGTGGCCCTGCATTTCCACGTTCTCATGGCCAACAtgtacctcctgctgccccccatgctaaaccccatcatctatggggtgaggaACCAACAGATCCGGGATAGGCTGCTCCAACCCTTTACTCATAAATggacctaa